The proteins below come from a single Malus sylvestris chromosome 3, drMalSylv7.2, whole genome shotgun sequence genomic window:
- the LOC126616998 gene encoding uncharacterized protein LOC126616998: MIYAQKLAIEMEIDSVFPEKRHVRRKRHFDESDDESSQSTEQSEDESFRVQYFLYIIDQAIGSLKRRFEEYRAYDDIFRFLFTLERLNSMDNDKLKDCCDRLQNFLKKGAFVDVDGDALFVELKLLQERFPKEMKTSIDILNYLKRMHCFPTASIAYRILLTVPVTIASVERSFSKLKLLKSYLRSTMLQERLNGLALISIESGFLEKIDYEGLIDDFAAKNARRSIFK; encoded by the coding sequence ATGATTTATGCTCAAAAACTTGCTATTGAAATGGAAATTGATTCCGTGTTTCCGGAAAAGCGTCACGTTCGTAGAAAAAGACACTTTGATGAGAGTGATGATGAATCATCCCAATCAACTGAACAATCAGAGGATGAATCTTTTAGGGTTCAATACTTCTTATATATAATAGATCAAGCTATTGGTTCATTGAAAAGAAGGTTTGAAGAATATAGAGCATATGATGATATATTTAGGTTTTTGTTCACTTTAGAAAGATTGAATTCGATGGACAATGATAAATTGAAAGATTGTTGTGACCGTCTTCAAAACTTTCTCAAGAAAGGTGCGTTCGTTGATGTTGATGGGGATGCATTATTtgtagagttgaagcttttacaAGAGCGTTTTCCGAAAGAAATGAAGACATCCATTGACATATTGAACTATTTGAAGAGGATGCATTGTTTCCCGACTGCAAGCATTGCGTACAGAATTTTGTTGACTGTACCTGTTACCATTGCATCTGTGGAAAGAAGTTTCTCAAAGTTAAAGTTATTAAAATCATACTTGCGATCAACCATGTTGCAGGAAAGGTTAAATGGACTTGCTTTGATATCGATTGAAAGTggttttttagagaaaattgattATGAAGGTTTAATTGATGATTTTGCAGCAAAGAATGCACGAAGAAGCATCTTTAAGTGA